Proteins encoded in a region of the Neodiprion virginianus isolate iyNeoVirg1 chromosome 2, iyNeoVirg1.1, whole genome shotgun sequence genome:
- the LOC124298490 gene encoding arf-GAP domain and FG repeat-containing protein 1 isoform X3 produces MASAKRKQDEKNLKILRELVAQPGNKECFDCRQRGPTYVNMTIGSFVCTSCSGMLRGLTPPHRVKSISMATFIPEEIEYIKERGNDYCRRIWLGLADPPTPKILDIKDEEKMKDLMISKYELKRYYLDPSILKRSRIHKSPTTSAKSNETAIPRVPQPGTTTPISSQAQKTKKSEPVKTKAFNVDFGADFSQVPDPFSAATPTLQFNQQFTPQPSFANFDNNPVFNSPKSTDSSFSSNEVTGSFANFNGITKPPSEDRYAALKDLDSLMKQTQLKEEPVIPPTSVWDSHNTTNTNQIWGGNNQTTNVISNPFTSENAWQPTVNSINNNNNSQPMDNACNSVNPFRTIQFSSNNVSFYSK; encoded by the exons ATGGCGTCAGCGAAGAGAAAGCAGGACGAAAAGAACTTGAAAATATTACGGGAGCTCGTTGCACAGCCAGGGAACAAAGAATGTTTCGATTGTCGTCAAAGAGGCCCCACCTACGTAAATATGACAATCGGTTCCTTCGTCTGTACGTCATGTTCTGGCATGTT GAGAGGACTAACTCCACCCCACCGAGTAAAGTCAATTTCCATGGCGACATTTATACCTGAGGAAATTGAATATATTAAAGAACGAGGGAATGATTATTGTCGAAGAATTTGGCTTGGTTTGGCAGACCCACCAACTCCGAAAATCCTAGACATAAAAGATGAAGAGAAGATGAAAGATCTAATGATTTCAAAGTATGAACTGAAACGGTATTATTTAGATCCATCTATTCTGAAGAGGTCTCGAATTCACAAATCGCCAACGACCAGTGCAAAATCTAATGAAACGGCAATACCACGAGTTCCTCAACCAGGGACAACAACTCCAATCTCCTCACAAGctcagaaaacaaaaaaatcagaacCTGTGAAGACGAAGGCATTTAATGTAGACTTTGGTGCCGACTTCAGTCAAGTTCCAGATCCGTTTTCAGCTGCTACACCCACTTTACAGTTCAATCAACAATTCACACCTCAGCCGAGCTTTGccaattttgataataatcCTGTCTTCAATTCTCCTAAAA GTACGGACTCCTCATTCTCTTCTAACGAAGTGACAGGATCGTTTGCAAATTTCAATGGTATAACCAAACCACCATCGGAAGATCGTTATGCCGCGCTCAAAGATTTGGACTCTCTAATGAAGCAAACGCAATTGAAAGAGGAGCCGGTGATTCCGCCGACATCTGTATGGGACTCCCACAATACGACCA ATACGAATCAAATTTGGGGAGGCAATAACCAAACAACAAATGTAATTTCAAATCCGTTCACTAGCGAAAATGCTTGGCAGCCAACGGTAAATagcataaataataataacaattcgCAACCCATGGACAATGCGTGCAATTCAGTCAATCCCTTCAGGACAATCCAATTCTCTTCAAATAATG TATCGTTTTATAGCAAgtag
- the LOC124298490 gene encoding arf-GAP domain and FG repeat-containing protein 1 isoform X1 — MASAKRKQDEKNLKILRELVAQPGNKECFDCRQRGPTYVNMTIGSFVCTSCSGMLRGLTPPHRVKSISMATFIPEEIEYIKERGNDYCRRIWLGLADPPTPKILDIKDEEKMKDLMISKYELKRYYLDPSILKRSRIHKSPTTSAKSNETAIPRVPQPGTTTPISSQAQKTKKSEPVKTKAFNVDFGADFSQVPDPFSAATPTLQFNQQFTPQPSFANFDNNPVFNSPKSTDSSFSSNEVTGSFANFNGITKPPSEDRYAALKDLDSLMKQTQLKEEPVIPPTSVWDSHNTTNTNQIWGGNNQTTNVISNPFTSENAWQPTVNSINNNNNSQPMDNACNSVNPFRTIQFSSNNAEQQWFGVGLPGNGDVVSSSQLMTPFSSKAWQPKVTSYHANPFMVGSGVGTTTRNTNNPFL; from the exons ATGGCGTCAGCGAAGAGAAAGCAGGACGAAAAGAACTTGAAAATATTACGGGAGCTCGTTGCACAGCCAGGGAACAAAGAATGTTTCGATTGTCGTCAAAGAGGCCCCACCTACGTAAATATGACAATCGGTTCCTTCGTCTGTACGTCATGTTCTGGCATGTT GAGAGGACTAACTCCACCCCACCGAGTAAAGTCAATTTCCATGGCGACATTTATACCTGAGGAAATTGAATATATTAAAGAACGAGGGAATGATTATTGTCGAAGAATTTGGCTTGGTTTGGCAGACCCACCAACTCCGAAAATCCTAGACATAAAAGATGAAGAGAAGATGAAAGATCTAATGATTTCAAAGTATGAACTGAAACGGTATTATTTAGATCCATCTATTCTGAAGAGGTCTCGAATTCACAAATCGCCAACGACCAGTGCAAAATCTAATGAAACGGCAATACCACGAGTTCCTCAACCAGGGACAACAACTCCAATCTCCTCACAAGctcagaaaacaaaaaaatcagaacCTGTGAAGACGAAGGCATTTAATGTAGACTTTGGTGCCGACTTCAGTCAAGTTCCAGATCCGTTTTCAGCTGCTACACCCACTTTACAGTTCAATCAACAATTCACACCTCAGCCGAGCTTTGccaattttgataataatcCTGTCTTCAATTCTCCTAAAA GTACGGACTCCTCATTCTCTTCTAACGAAGTGACAGGATCGTTTGCAAATTTCAATGGTATAACCAAACCACCATCGGAAGATCGTTATGCCGCGCTCAAAGATTTGGACTCTCTAATGAAGCAAACGCAATTGAAAGAGGAGCCGGTGATTCCGCCGACATCTGTATGGGACTCCCACAATACGACCA ATACGAATCAAATTTGGGGAGGCAATAACCAAACAACAAATGTAATTTCAAATCCGTTCACTAGCGAAAATGCTTGGCAGCCAACGGTAAATagcataaataataataacaattcgCAACCCATGGACAATGCGTGCAATTCAGTCAATCCCTTCAGGACAATCCAATTCTCTTCAAATAATG CAGAGCAGCAATGGTTTGGAGTTGGATTACCTGGTAATGGTGACGTAGTTTCGTCTAGTCAGTTGATGACGCCGTTTTCGAGCAAAGCATGGCAACCAAAAGTGACTTCCTATCACGCAAATCCATTCATG gtGGGATCCGGTGTTGGCACGACAACAAGAAATACGAACAATCCTTTCTTATGA
- the LOC124298490 gene encoding arf-GAP domain and FG repeat-containing protein 1 isoform X2, giving the protein MASAKRKQDEKNLKILRELVAQPGNKECFDCRQRGPTYVNMTIGSFVCTSCSGMLRGLTPPHRVKSISMATFIPEEIEYIKERGNDYCRRIWLGLADPPTPKILDIKDEEKMKDLMISKYELKRYYLDPSILKRSRIHKSPTTSAKSNETAIPRVPQPGTTTPISSQAQKTKKSEPVKTKAFNVDFGADFSQVPDPFSAATPTLQFNQQFTPQPSFANFDNNPVFNSPKSTDSSFSSNEVTGSFANFNGITKPPSEDRYAALKDLDSLMKQTQLKEEPVIPPTSVWDSHNTTNTNQIWGGNNQTTNVISNPFTSENAWQPTVNSINNNNNSQPMDNACNSVNPFRTIQFSSNNEQQWFGVGLPGNGDVVSSSQLMTPFSSKAWQPKVTSYHANPFMVGSGVGTTTRNTNNPFL; this is encoded by the exons ATGGCGTCAGCGAAGAGAAAGCAGGACGAAAAGAACTTGAAAATATTACGGGAGCTCGTTGCACAGCCAGGGAACAAAGAATGTTTCGATTGTCGTCAAAGAGGCCCCACCTACGTAAATATGACAATCGGTTCCTTCGTCTGTACGTCATGTTCTGGCATGTT GAGAGGACTAACTCCACCCCACCGAGTAAAGTCAATTTCCATGGCGACATTTATACCTGAGGAAATTGAATATATTAAAGAACGAGGGAATGATTATTGTCGAAGAATTTGGCTTGGTTTGGCAGACCCACCAACTCCGAAAATCCTAGACATAAAAGATGAAGAGAAGATGAAAGATCTAATGATTTCAAAGTATGAACTGAAACGGTATTATTTAGATCCATCTATTCTGAAGAGGTCTCGAATTCACAAATCGCCAACGACCAGTGCAAAATCTAATGAAACGGCAATACCACGAGTTCCTCAACCAGGGACAACAACTCCAATCTCCTCACAAGctcagaaaacaaaaaaatcagaacCTGTGAAGACGAAGGCATTTAATGTAGACTTTGGTGCCGACTTCAGTCAAGTTCCAGATCCGTTTTCAGCTGCTACACCCACTTTACAGTTCAATCAACAATTCACACCTCAGCCGAGCTTTGccaattttgataataatcCTGTCTTCAATTCTCCTAAAA GTACGGACTCCTCATTCTCTTCTAACGAAGTGACAGGATCGTTTGCAAATTTCAATGGTATAACCAAACCACCATCGGAAGATCGTTATGCCGCGCTCAAAGATTTGGACTCTCTAATGAAGCAAACGCAATTGAAAGAGGAGCCGGTGATTCCGCCGACATCTGTATGGGACTCCCACAATACGACCA ATACGAATCAAATTTGGGGAGGCAATAACCAAACAACAAATGTAATTTCAAATCCGTTCACTAGCGAAAATGCTTGGCAGCCAACGGTAAATagcataaataataataacaattcgCAACCCATGGACAATGCGTGCAATTCAGTCAATCCCTTCAGGACAATCCAATTCTCTTCAAATAATG AGCAGCAATGGTTTGGAGTTGGATTACCTGGTAATGGTGACGTAGTTTCGTCTAGTCAGTTGATGACGCCGTTTTCGAGCAAAGCATGGCAACCAAAAGTGACTTCCTATCACGCAAATCCATTCATG gtGGGATCCGGTGTTGGCACGACAACAAGAAATACGAACAATCCTTTCTTATGA